From bacterium, the proteins below share one genomic window:
- a CDS encoding transglycosylase SLT domain-containing protein: MDANGKKVFYNIPVPSPYSGSSYALSYSRRVEEYWPIITDTCSRHGVDAELVKAVIQVESNYNHNAVSRKGAMGLMQLMPGTANRYGVKKAFDPQENVEGGVRYLKDLLELFGSDLKLALAAYNAGEGAVQRYNGIPNYVETQNYVRKVLALYNGEASYVPYAGGQKSRLVTYYKYVDAKGVTHYSSSRVSGMQVTKVSFYY, translated from the coding sequence GTGGACGCGAACGGTAAAAAAGTCTTTTATAACATCCCTGTTCCCAGTCCCTATTCCGGTTCTTCCTACGCGCTCTCCTATTCAAGGAGAGTGGAAGAATACTGGCCGATTATCACCGATACGTGCAGCCGTCACGGTGTAGATGCAGAACTGGTGAAGGCTGTCATCCAGGTGGAGTCCAACTACAATCACAACGCGGTATCACGGAAAGGCGCGATGGGTTTAATGCAGTTGATGCCGGGAACAGCGAATCGTTATGGTGTAAAAAAAGCGTTTGATCCACAAGAAAATGTGGAAGGCGGCGTGCGTTATTTGAAAGATTTATTGGAACTATTCGGAAGCGATCTGAAGCTTGCGCTTGCGGCTTACAATGCGGGGGAAGGAGCTGTTCAAAGATATAACGGAATTCCGAACTACGTGGAAACGCAAAACTATGTTCGAAAAGTGCTCGCGCTCTACAATGGTGAAGCGAGTTATGTTCCGTACGCAGGCGGTCAGAAAAGCCGTCTTGTTACATACTACAAATATGTAGACGCCAAAGGTGTCACCCACTATTCTTCCTCCCGCGTTTCCGGAATGCAAGTCACCAAAGTGAGTTTCTATTACTGA